One window of Salmo salar chromosome ssa11, Ssal_v3.1, whole genome shotgun sequence genomic DNA carries:
- the LOC106563846 gene encoding GTPase IMAP family member 7 has protein sequence MASSSTTKPLEKDEDTDKQTLGRRRNSKSDGPDMSMTRIVLVGKTGAGKSSSGNTILGRRAFRDDRSSSSVTKECRKETEEMAGRQVWLVDTPGLFDTSHSDSYLETEISKCINMTSPGPHAVVLVMNVGPFTKEEQNAVKKIRVLFGEEANKYTMILFTHGDELGEGGIKQYVNEAQDDLQTLMDQCGGRYHVFDNTKMENRGQVLDFFEKIDHMVAVNGQDHYTNDKYQEVERTLSTREEELRKQYEEELRKLQDEEKKLPPRYQEELKKLQSKIKALKQSTEEEEKKLKELQLLDQNKIWRIMEHKRYYERKLRAVREEAELIQDNKGMSTEVYKKLQDLHL, from the exons ATGGCTTCATCAAGCACAACAAAACCCT TGGAGAAGGATgaagacacagataaacagactctGGGTAGAAGAAGAAACTCCAAAAGTGATGGTCCAGACA tgtccATGACCAGGATCGTGCTGGTGGGGAAGACAGGCGCTGGAAAAAGCTCTTCAGGAAACACAATCCTGGGGAGGAGAGCTTTTAGAGATGATCGATCTAGTTCTTCTGTAACTAAGGAGTGTCGTAAGGAGACAGAAGAGATGGCAGGGAGACAGGTCTGGCTAGTGGACACACCAGGATTATTTGACACAAGCCACTCTGACAGTTACTTAGAGACAGAAATCAGTAAATGTATCAACATGACTTCACCTGGTCCCCATGCAGTCGTATTGGTCATGAACGTAGGGCCTTTCACAAAGGAGGAACAGAACGCGGTAAAGAAAATCAGGGTACTGTTTGGAGAAGAAGCTAACAAGTATACCATGATCCTCTTCACCCATGGAGATGAGTTGGGTGAAGGTGGCATAAAGCAGTATGTGAATGAAGCTCAGGATGATCTCCAGACACTTATGGACCAGTGTGGTGGAAGGTACCATGTTTTTGACAACACAAAGATGGAAAACAGGGGACAAGTTCTGGACTTCTTTGAGAAAATTGACCACATGGTGGCAGTAAACGGTCAAGACCACTACACCAATGACAAATACCAAGAGGTGGAGAGAACGCTTAGTACCAGGGAAGAAGAGTTGAGGAAGCAGTATGAAGAAGAACTGCGGAAGCTACAAGACGAAGAGAAGAAACTGCCTCCCAGATACCAGGAGGAATTGAAGAAACTACAGAGTAAAATTAAGGCACTGAAGCAGTCAACGGAGGAAGAAGAGAAGAAACTGAAAGAACTACAACTCCTGGATCAAAACAAAATCTGGCGAATCATGGAACACAAGCGTTACTATGAGAGGAAGTTGAGGGCTGTGAGGGAGGAAGCAGAGTTAATCCAAGATAACAAAGGGATGTCCACAGAGGTCTATAAGAAGTTACAGGATCTCCATCTCTGA